Proteins encoded together in one Stutzerimonas stutzeri window:
- a CDS encoding RNA pseudouridine synthase, with amino-acid sequence MTDPVRLAKRVAEQFGCSRREAELYIEGGWVTVDGELVEAPFLKVGPQQRIELQPGATAKEIAPVTLLLHKPAELPIDSDNDGPRRALQASEHWVDDPSRAEPLQRHLLRHTLLLPLDADASGLSVLSQQREVIRLLGDTRNKLEQEYVVEVSGEAEEGGLALLAKGIGHRGRILPKAKVSWQSENRLRVVVKEPAPGEVRMLCEAIGLRVVASKRIRIGRLSMAKLPVGHWRFLGEHERF; translated from the coding sequence ATGACCGATCCCGTGCGCCTTGCCAAACGCGTCGCCGAGCAGTTCGGCTGTTCCCGGCGCGAGGCCGAGCTGTACATCGAGGGCGGCTGGGTCACTGTCGACGGCGAGCTGGTCGAAGCGCCCTTCCTCAAGGTAGGTCCGCAGCAACGTATCGAACTGCAGCCCGGCGCCACGGCGAAGGAAATCGCCCCAGTGACGCTGCTGCTGCACAAGCCAGCCGAACTCCCGATCGACAGTGATAACGATGGCCCCCGCCGTGCGCTGCAGGCCAGCGAGCACTGGGTCGATGATCCGTCCCGCGCCGAACCACTGCAGCGTCACCTGCTGCGCCATACCTTGCTGCTGCCCCTGGATGCCGATGCCAGCGGCCTGAGCGTGCTCAGCCAGCAGCGTGAAGTGATCCGCCTGCTCGGCGACACGCGCAACAAGCTCGAGCAGGAGTACGTCGTCGAGGTCAGCGGCGAAGCGGAAGAAGGTGGCCTGGCGCTGCTGGCCAAGGGAATCGGGCATCGTGGCAGGATCCTGCCCAAGGCCAAGGTCAGCTGGCAGAGCGAAAACCGCCTGCGCGTGGTGGTCAAGGAACCCGCACCAGGCGAGGTTCGCATGCTCTGCGAGGCCATCGGCCTGCGCGTCGTCGCCAGCAAGCGCATACGCATCGGCCGACTGTCGATGGCCAAGCTGCCGGTGGGGCACTGGCGCTTTCTCGGCGAACACGAGCGTTTCTGA
- a CDS encoding DUF6279 family lipoprotein produces the protein MRSTSRLFLLMSLCTFLLVGCSRATLVYRNLDTLIPWTLNDYLDLDRTQQRELRQRLREHLAWHCSTQLPELLARLDRLERSSADGQFEPSDLEPHYRGVRDAMHSIAVEVTPTATDLLRALNDAQVEELRKALDENRREHREKYLEPPLEQQIRERAERMQERLQYWFGPLNAQQRQRVLRWAHTLSEQNCRWLRNREQWQAMLLAAVEQRHGADFDKRIARLLQDREALLNEDDRAALQRAEQAGLELVADLHRLADDGQRAHLSGRLTQLQSDFGSLKCLAQAG, from the coding sequence ATGCGCTCCACCAGCCGCCTGTTTCTGCTGATGTCGCTCTGCACCTTCCTGCTGGTCGGCTGCAGCCGCGCAACCCTGGTCTACCGCAATCTCGACACGCTGATTCCCTGGACACTCAACGATTACCTGGACCTGGACCGCACCCAGCAGCGCGAACTGCGCCAACGGCTGCGTGAACACCTGGCCTGGCACTGCAGCACCCAGTTGCCGGAACTCCTGGCCAGGCTTGACCGGCTGGAGCGAAGCAGTGCCGACGGCCAATTCGAGCCGAGCGATCTGGAGCCACACTACCGCGGCGTACGCGACGCCATGCACAGCATCGCGGTGGAGGTCACCCCGACCGCCACCGATCTGCTGCGGGCATTGAACGACGCGCAAGTCGAGGAACTGCGCAAGGCGCTGGACGAGAACCGCCGTGAACACCGGGAGAAGTACCTCGAGCCGCCCCTGGAGCAGCAGATCCGCGAACGCGCCGAGCGCATGCAGGAGCGCCTGCAGTACTGGTTCGGCCCGCTGAACGCGCAGCAGCGCCAGCGCGTGCTGCGCTGGGCGCACACCCTGAGCGAGCAGAACTGCCGCTGGCTGCGCAACCGCGAGCAATGGCAGGCGATGCTGCTGGCCGCCGTCGAGCAGCGCCACGGCGCCGATTTCGATAAGCGTATCGCCCGGCTCTTGCAGGATCGCGAAGCGCTGCTGAACGAAGATGACCGCGCGGCGCTGCAACGCGCAGAACAGGCCGGTCTGGAACTGGTGGCCGACCTCCATCGTCTGGCCGACGACGGCCAGCGCGCCCATCTGAGCGGACGGCTGACGCAGCTGCAAAGCGACTTCGGCAGTCTGAAGTGCCTGGCCCAGGCCGGCTGA